Within the Anguilla rostrata isolate EN2019 chromosome 6, ASM1855537v3, whole genome shotgun sequence genome, the region gaacagacaggagacgtgttctggaagtgcaggtgcgaagagggggaggtgctaggcgtcctgaggtagcagaacggagggatctggctggcatgtagggtttgaatatcttgtggaggtatgctggggctgatcccttgactgcctggtatgctaggaatataatatataatatactgaTGAACAGATGCCTGGGGTTTCAAAAGATCCagcttgtcaaatcgccaagtgcagttagaacgtttacaatcagacgtcttggaattttgcaagttgcatccgtcttgttgcgaatcattgatctgaactgacctttagttagctacattgcaacgttgcaacaaaaccaatcacagtagcctactcctaATACGCTGTCGATCAAGTTCAAAGTGCTTGCTTGTTGCACCAGTGGTTGAACAGTCCAATTTGAACTTGGCGGTGGTAATTATGGCGACGGCAGAAGATAAGGATGATTCTTCGCCACCAGAGCACCCATGGCCATATCTCAAGTCCATGTTtgagatttgtgaaattcaaaaagattcatattgttttaaatgttttctctgcTTACTGCGCACGAACTACATCGCTGCATTCAAAAACTTGCCATCCaacctgaaaaagcatgtcgagGCTACGTTAGCCCGTTTGCTAATTATGAAGTTGTCTGAGCTTGTAGTGGTTGCAGTTTTTATGCTAGGATTGGTCAAATGAAATTTTATAGAATTTGAGCGAAGGGTCAtccaactgtttcacatttcaggcaatgctatctatcatcaggggttaaattgggggtggatggcgcccacccacctttggtaaataaataaataattttgaccggtagttttacaaataactatgacaatccagtccatgtaggctccagtccatgtgttccctctagccagttacttgCTCAACCAAAATTCCGAAGACCTGGTGCTGACGGAGTGTGAGGTGTACAGAGTGGAGGGTgagcccttaaaaaaaaatgtacttttgaatacttaagtatttttaaaagcaagtactccagtactttaactcaagtaaaaatatgactgaacaactttcacttgtagtggagtaatatttgaccaggggtatctatactttgactcaagtaatggagttgtgtactttgtccaccactgTCAATAATCACTGCGTAATGGCTTTACACTGCGTTCCTTTAAACCATTTGAGGCGTAAAATCAGAAATACGGTATAATAATGTTTGTAACGTAACATTCTGATGCTAAATGTAACAGTCGCTGCTTGTACCTGAAAGCAGTGCTGTTCTGGAACAGCGATTTagaactctttaaaaaaaacattcagtcaaCAGGAGATGCACGCACAGGAATAACgggtattttttttctgggactAGTTTCCTTATTGACGCGTCTTCGTAGATGATTGCCTGTTCAAGGTCGTACTTCCTGCTCCACCAAATACGTTTCAAAATTCCCCATTCCACCTGATCCACgacttaatttcattttggagCTTGTGGCCCCAGTGATGTAAATTAGAGGAATAGTTCACtttgggtttttaaataaatataatttcagttttagtgtatgtttttgattagCCCAGACAGGTTTGTTTGCAATAAAgttcattttcaatatttagAGAAGTTTCTAAAAACTGACATAAAAAACCTGACAATGAGTTGCGTTGTTGATGTAAAGAGACGCATACTACACGTTACATTatgagggcacacacacacacacacacacacttgtatgtaatgtaaatgtaaatatgaatataaatgttaatatataaaaatataaatatataaatgtaaatgtataaaaaataaatgtaaatgtatataaatataagtgtaaatgtaaatgtaaatatatataaatataaatgtataaagaatataattgtaaatgtaaatataaatgtaaatgtataaagaatatatatatgtataaagagtataattgtaaatataaataaatataaatgtaaatataaatatataaaaatataaatgtataaagaatatatatgaatgtataAAGAGTAtaattgtaaatataatataaatgtaagtataaatatatatatatataaatgtaaatgttcccGCAGCCTCCAACCAACCATGAGTTCTGTCAGATCCGCCCTTTCCCGCGAGCAGGAGAAGCAGCTGGGCTTCCTCCTTGGCCACGCACGGCTGAGCCTGCTGTACAAGGGCAGCGTTCACGGCTACACCGCCGCCGCTTTCCATGGCCGGTGCGACCTGCAGGGCCCGACCGTGGTGGTGGCCTACAATGGCGCCGGCTTCGTCTTCGGCGCCTTCACCAGCAAGGACTACACCCAGCGCGGGCAGGTCATCGCCGACGACAAGGCCTTCCTGTTCAGCTTCCGGGAGGGGGACGGTGGGAAGAGCCCCCTCCGCATCACGCCCAAGAGCGATGCCCAGGCCTTCACAGACGGGAACACGGGGCCCAATTTCGGCTCGCTGGTCTTCCTGAACGGGAACCAGGCGGCGGTCGCCAGCAATCCCGGGACGTTCTACAATTTTGAGGCGGCAGAGCTGCATGGCGGGGACCTGGTGCTGACGGAGTGTGAGGTGTACAGAGTGGAGGGTGAGCCCTTAAAAACGCACCGGAGAGATACTGCAACTTTCactcagtatatatatatatatatatatacattgtaaTGCATTGCGGGTGCAGTGGGTGGCACTGTCGCCTCactgcaagaaggtcctgggttcgaatcccagcctgggcctttctgtgtggagtttgcatgtgtccacgtgggtttcctctgggtactccagtgtCCGCCCACAATCTGAAAACATGTAGGTAGggtaattggagagtctaaattacccataggtacaagtgtgtgagtgaatggtgagtgaatgtgtgtgtgctctgtgatatATTGCAAATATGTAGTTATTTAGTACTATTATATTCATGCATATCTCACTATCCCATAGGCCAAAgcagaaatatatttagcaatatatatttttttacatgattaaatataatattgtacTTAACATAAATGAGAGTATGTCGTCCATTTCAAGTAAAGGGTTCTTGTTTTACAGACTGGTAAAATATACCAATATACTGCCCATTAAAGCAGAGCCCAGGGGCCTTTCTACAATAATAAGAttaagtattattttaaaaatcctgacCCAGCAATCAGAAGGATGCACTCTCACCCCGCTCTCCATAATTAAATAGCCTTAATTATGCAGTTGGTGATTCAGGAACTCAAtctcgcacacatgcagacacaatcGCATCACTTGCAAACGGAATGGTTGGCTATGATCAGCATTTGATACGTTTGAATTTTAACTGGAATTGAACATATCCTCCTGATACAAATTCATGCACatgtatttaattaacattCAGTGCAGTTAACAATGTATTTCGCCACATTGCACAAGTAGCGTATCTACATTTTGAAGGCTAGTGAAAGCTCATCCTTcgaaataattaaatgttgaaaatgtcaTCAGTATAGCCTGCCACTGTCATTAAATGTGTGCCCATATATTGGATCTCCATGTATGGGaaatatatttgtgttgtgTAAGGGATCATTGTGATGATTGACGCAGCTCTTAGTCATTATTCTGATTAGCTAATCAAAATTGCTCAGGGTTCGACTGTGTTTCCCTCTTAGTCAttattctgattggctaatcaGATTGCTCAGGGTTcgactctgtttctctcttagATCTTGGAAGCCTTCTGGAGAAGCCTTGGAGAAATGTCCTCTGGAGTTCTGAGTAAGCAGCCATTTTACTAATGTCTGAGTCGGGCTGGGATTGGTTaatactgaagctaagcagggctgggattggttaatactgaagctaagcagggctgggcttggttagtgttgaagctaagcagggctagGCTTGATTAGTATCGTAAAAGGTTAGCCAGTTAGCATGGTCTATCCTACACTAGGGCAGTTTCTCTGCCTTCTtaatctctccatctcttcctccatctctccgtctctccctccacccctccatctctccgcTCCATCTCTCACTGCAGGATGAAGAAGGAGCTGATGGAGTTTGTGAGGAACTACAAGCCCATAATGAACGCCGTGCGGCAGGCTCGCATCCTGCTCATTGGGCCGGTCGGCGTCGGCAAGTCCAGCTTCTTCAACTCCATAAACTCCATCTTTTGGGGTCATGTGACTAGCCAGGCCATCGCGGGCAGTACCGCAAAGAGTCTGACTACCCAGGTacatcaatcaaccaatcaatcagtcaatcataCTTCCTCAATCAATTACATTCAGTCAATCAGTGAATCAATCATACCCATTCTCGCTAATCAATCATTCTAGCTTAATGAATCACTGTCAATAataatcaatcagtcagtcataTTCATTCAATCAACGAATCAGTTAATCACCACTCAGTGAATTCAAACTCTCACTCTCTAAGTTTATATATCAGCCACTTCTCACAAAGAGAATTAGATATAAGTACAGCATTTGGGTTTCCTTTGGCAAAGGTGCACATCATTTGCCATCATgctgtgacctgtgacctgttACCTGTACCCTGTGACCTGTCCTTCAGTTCCGCAGCTACCAGGTCAAGGCTGGGAGGGAGggcaagcccctcccctttgtCATGTGTGACACTATGGGATTGGAGGAAGCCACAGGGGAGGGGCTTCACTTGGATGACATCACAAGCGTTCTGAGAGGCCACGTTATGGACAGGTACCAGGTGAGGACTCTGAAGCTGTTCATCGCTGATAAATTCATAGTTTAAAGGCATGCTGCGCAGGATCTTTTAGCCTTGCTGCGGTCCTGTGTGtgcaatcaaagaagtctcctcctccgtcctcagccccgcccactcacccacgattttatatttcatattttatatccatttttatatcatttttatttttatatctctgTTTTTTAGGACAAGCAGTTCTAAAATGGACTCTGctttttgaacgagccctgcTGGTTCTTCGCTTGTGTTCCGTTTTGCCTCCCTGTACTTTCCAGTGCTTGTACATCTCTGCCATTGCAGTAgcttgctgtctgtctgtctctgtctgactgtctgtctgttttctccTCTCAGTTCAACCCCTCAGTGCCGCTGCAGCCGGACTCGCTGGGGTATCGTAAGAGCCCCGCCCTCGGGGACATGGTCCACTGCGTGGTCTACGTTCTGGACGGCGGCAAGGTCAGGCAGATGAAGCCCAAGCTGCTGGAGAAACTGCATGACATTCGGCGCAGGGTCAATCTGATGGGTGAGCCACTGATAGGCGACGGgcacacccccaaacacactaaacacactgaTAGGCCGAGAAACATGCCAATCCTAACACGACACACCCCCAAACATACTAAACACACTGTGATAGGCCCAGAAACATGCCTGTCCTAACACgacacacccccaaacacactaaAGACACTGTGATAGGCCCAGAAACATGCCAACCCTAGCATAACATACCCccaaacacactaaacacactgtgATAGGCCCAGAAACATGCCAGCCCTAGCCTAACATACTCCCagacacactaaacacactgtgATAGGCCCAGAAACATGCCAGCCCTAGCATAACATACCCCCagacacactaaacacactgtgATAGGTCCAGGAACATGCCTATCCTAACACGACACACCCCCAAACACGCTAAACACTCTGTGATAGGCCCAGAAACATGCCTATCCTAGCACaacacacccccaaacacactaaacacactgtgATAGGCCCAGGAACATGCAAAgactggaaagggttacaaagccatttctgagGCTCTGGGACCGCACCAAAACTACAGCGAGAGTCATTATCTCCAAACGGAGAACACTTGGACCAGCGGTGAATCTTCCAGGAGTGGCCGGCCTGCCAACATTCCTCCAAGGGTGCAGCGACAACTCACCCAAATCACAAAAGGCCCCAGAAGAACAGCCAAAGAAATGCAGGCCTGTCTAGCCTCAGCTAAAGTCAAGAGtccatgactccacaataagaaagaaactgggcaaaaatgggattcatggtgGATTCTAAAGATCTCACAAATAAGTAGTAATCAGGAAGAGGGAAACAGTTTTACAGCACTGTTTGTGTGACAGGTGTTTTACATgtacaggtgtgaatgtgtgacagGTGTTTTGCATGTACAGGTGTGGCATAGGTGTGAATGCGGCAGGTGTTTTACATGTATGGCCCTGTGTAATGCGTTGTACAGGTGTTCCCCAGCTGGTGCTCATGACCAAGGTGGACGAGGCGTGCCAGCACGTGGGCACGGATCTGAAGCAGGTGTACCACAGTCACTACATCCAGAGGAAGGTGAGCTTTAGTGCTTCAGACTAAAGGCATGTTCATATCAAACAGCCCCCAGCTGATCAGACCTTTTCAAGGTGCAGCTGTTCAGTGTGAAACAGAGTTTTCCAGGCAGCTGCTGCAGTCTTTGAGATTCAGCACATTAgatcctgagtgtgtgtgcgcgtgtgtgtgtgtgcgtgtgtgtgtgcgtgtgtgtgtgtgcgtgtgtgtgtgtgtgtgtgtgtgtgtgtgtgtgtgtgtgtgtgcgtgtgtgtgtgtgtgcgtgtgtgcgtgtgtgtgtgtgtgtgtgttcgtgggCTCAGcctcttcctccctgtctccgttgctgctgctgccgggtggtcatgtgaccgggCTGGGCAGGTGGAGGAGTTGGGCCTGCTCCTGGGGATCCCCATGTCCTGCATCATCCCGGTGAAGAACTACAGccaggagctggacctggaccAGAACAACGACATCCTGCTGCTCACCGCCATCCAGCAGATGCTGAGGTTCACCGACAACTACTTCGACGACATCTACCAGGGGGAGGACGAGGAGAGCAGGGGATAGGCtggcctgccccgccccctctgtgtgtctgagcatcTGGAGGAGGGCCGGCCCGAGGGGGTCAGTGACCCCAAAAAAGTACTccaacgtttaaaaaaatatgaattgaatTGTGTCGCATAGGGATGTTTGTGGCTGAATTACATTTCTTGCACAAATGTAGACCACCAATCATGTGCAGGGGCATAACGTGAATCTAACCAATCACGAGGGAGAGTGgcataaaatattcacaaagCAAGTATTTGTGGAAATATAAGAGGGAAGCAAACAGattatcataattaaaatgGCTTCTCCACACAGTAAGCCCCACATGTGCTTTTGCAGCTTGGCTTTACTGAATCTCTGTAACCTTGCCGATGTTTCtgtcagataaataaataaatggtacaTTTGACAGTATGCAATGCAAAGGGTTTTTATTGTGATTGTCTGTGCAAAGGGAAGCAAACAgcttggagtttttttttttaataaacttttatttctTCCAGCAGCTCTTCAGTTGTCTTTTTAGCTGTCACCTcacaccacagaaacactgatgtCACAAGactggctgtgatgtcactgaaaattggctgtgatgtcatacaaAATTCagctgtgattattattattattattattattattattattgcctaATTCTTAAGGCATTGCCCCATGTGATGTTACCCCATTAAAGACAATGTTCACttcataaaatgtgtgaaaGGGGGCAGAGATCCCTGGtccacgcacatacatacacacacacgtacacacacactctgtgcagTGAGACCTATTCCCCCTGAGAGACGGAGGGTTAATGGTGCACAGGGGGAATTTTGAGGTTGCTCAGAGCTTTGGTAAACCAGTTTCGGGTGTTCTGGAATTCGCTCTCCAGCGCCCCCTTCTGGTGCTCCAAGTCCTGAGGAAACAAAGACAACCTGGTAAACGAGAGAGATGCTCCACTAGCATGTACTAAGATTCTCTCTGGTCTCCTCCCTTCAGATATGTGGaaatattctgtaaatatataaattctgTGTGTAGCAGCGActccctgcagacactgcgacaCCACAGCTGTTAACACTGGTGTCTTCCCTTACAAAATAGCAATATACTgctatatattgaaataaaatatattatcgaGATCAGTGGACACAGTAATTATATTATTGTtgctttcagatttttcagtatatgctttcaaaaatgcattgcGGTGAAATGTTTATCATGatattttcaacaacaaaaaagtccATGCATTTACAGCATATTAAGATATATCTCTTTTCTGTAAGGGTTGGTCAAATTCCACTTCAGCGTACCCAGTCACGCCCCTCACATAATCCATAGCCAATGCCCCTTGTTTCCCCAGACCTCCACTATTAAAaacactgaccaatcagctgTCATCTCGTCTGAGTTAAagctaaacaaaataaatgagtgaGCAGCAAATGAACTGActcaaaaatggctgccataaCCGTCCTTAAAAGACTGTTTCCGGTCATGGTCTTTAAAAGACCTTTCTGTTATCACCACTAAAAGACTGTTTCCGGTCATGGTCTTTAAAAGACCTTTCTGTTATCACCACTAAAAGACTGTTTCCGGTCatggtttttaaaagacctttcTGTTATCACcactaaaaaaacatttccagtcaCAGTTATTAAAAGACCTTTGTGGTTATGGTCACTAAGAAGACCGTTTCCAGTCACAGTTATTAAAAGACCTTTGTGGTTATGGTCACTAAGAAGACCGTTTCCAGTCACAGTTATTAAAAGACCTTTGTGGTTATGGTCACTAAGAAGGCCGTTTCCAGTCACTGCTCGTGGTTACGGTCATTAATGTGCCGGATGAGGTCACAGTCACTGAGATGTGGGTTGTCACGGTAACGTACAGACCTGGATCCTGCACTCTGCCTCCACAAGCTGTATTTTGACCTGGGCCAGTTCCTGCTCCAGGTCCTTCTGTCGAGACTGCAGCGCGCCGGTCTTCAGGCCCGGGTtcgagccccgcccctctgagGGTGGCCGGAGCTGCCCCACCTCGTCAAAAACCACCTGGCAGTGCTCACAGTCCCCCACCAGGCTCTGCAGCAAAGAggacacaggtgagctcacagGAGAGGAGGTCTACAGGTGAGcccacaggagagaggaggaggtctACAGGTGAGCTCACAGGAGAGGAGGTCTACAGGTGAGcccacaggagagaggaggaggtctACAGGAGCTCACAGGAGAGGAGGTCTACAGgtgagctcacaggagagaggaggaggtctATAGGAGctcacaggagagaggaggaggtctacaggtgagctcacaggagagaggaggaggtccacaggtgagctcacaggaaaaaggaggaggtccacaggtgagctcacatgagagaggaggaggtctACAGGTGAGCTCACAGGAGAGGAGGTCTTCAGTAGAGATCACAGAAGGAGGAATCAGGAAAATAGCAGTATGGGTTTAACTCACATTTACTAATCCTAAATTCTACTTAATACTAAATAGAACTATAACAAGTCCACAGTAGCTGTGCTCAGGAGCGGAGGCGGGTGCTTCCTCAGCCATGGCTGCAGGTCCTCCACTGCAGAAGAAGAATGAGGTGACACTGAATAAAGCTGCTGATCCCACCTTCACCCGGTCCAGCTCTGCCTTGGCCTGGCCCTCCTCAGTTTCCAACCTGGAGCTCAGCTGTGAGCAGATCTACAACACAGAAGAAAAGCACGTACCTGTTTGTACTGAGCCCTAATGGTGGTCATGTACCTGTTTGTACTGAGCCATAATGGTGGTCATGTACCTGTTTGTACTGAGCCATAATGGTGGTCATGTACCTGTTTGTACTGAACCATAATGGTGGTCATGTACCTGTTTGTACTGAGCCATAATGGTGGTCATGTACCTGTTTGTACTGAACCATAATGGTGGTCATGTACCTGTTTGTACTGAGCCATAATGGTGGTCATGTACCTGTTTGTACTGAACAATAATGGTGGTCATGTACCTGTTTGTACTCAGCCATAATGGCATTTGACGTTTCCCTCTGGGACTCTGCTTCCTCTAGCTGTGCGCGGAAAACCTCCTTCAGCTGTATTTTTGAGAGTGGAGAGAAACAACGTTGaacattttctgccattttgaattttctaaaaaattcaaacaattaaaacagttctctgaaaattttttatttgattctgTTCATCAAACTTGTAAAACCTACATAATGTCTCATCTTTCTTAATgggaatttaaatgaatgattttcactttttatttatggtGAAAAGACTTGTATCTTTCCATGTCCCCATGAAATAATCCCAAGATtacagttgttgtttttccactgaaactaatttttcatcataaatgtcctaaaattcatgtttaataatgttttttagtTCTTAAGTAAATGCAAGTATTTATTCCCTAATATTATCTCAGCCCAAACCCTAACAAAAAATTTTCGAAcactaacccaaaccctaaccctagctcagCCCTAACTTGAgtcctaaaacctaattgaagccataactacctttgaaaacatttgattattaatttcaaattgatgaaaaacaaagtatCATGactacaataatacaaatgcaaaataatatgtcattatgaggtcattaaaaaaaaggttttccctaaaaaaaatatgcatatattataaatctctgtatggtcataggtacatgTGCTATTAGAGAAAAATAAACCCATGTCCtcacctttcttcaagctgctgaacacactcgtaaacttgcctcaaccctcagactcaccgttttcataaccctaaccctaaccctaacaagtctagtttttttgttttgctttttgaacCACAGCCATCTGCTCACCATCGGACTCATCTTAAATGCGTGACTTTCCTCTGATGATGGCGGAAACACAATCTAAATACCCTCAGTACATCAGCTTAAGCACCAGGAAAATGTATGTCCTGCAGCTATGCAATCAGGGGCTATGGCTAATCGTAGAAGCGGTCATAAATAGAAGACCTGATTCTCGTTCAGCATGATTGTGGACCCACACAGCGCAcctccctaaccctaaaaccCTAAAACcctaaaaccctaaccctaaaaccctaaaaccctaaccctaaccctaacaaccctaacctaaccctaaccctaaccctaaccctaaccctaaccctaaccctaaccctaaccctaacctaccctaaccctaaccctaaccctaaccctaacccaaccctaaccctaaccctaaccctaaccctaaccctaaccctaaccctaaccctaaccctaaccctaacccaaccctaaccctaaccctaaccctaaccctaaccctaaccctaaccctaaccaaccctaaccctaaacctaaccctactaacctaaccctaaccctaaccctaaccctaaccctaaccctaaccctaaccctaaccctaaccctaaccctaaccctaaccctaaccctaaccctaaccctaaccct harbors:
- the LOC135258127 gene encoding interferon-induced protein 44-like isoform X1; amino-acid sequence: MSSLRPTMSSVRSALSREQEKQLGSLLGHARLSLLYKASVHSYTAAAFHGRCDLQGPTVVVAYNGAGFVFGAFTSKDYTQRGQVIADDKAFLFSFREGDGGKSPLRVAPKSEAQAFTDGNTGPNFGSLVFLNGNQAAVASNPGSLYNFEAAEMHGGDLVLTECEVYRVEDLGGLLEKPWRNVLWSSDLLPTMSSVRSALSREQEKQLGSRLGHVRLSLLYKGSVHGYTAVAFHARCDRQGPTVVVAYNGAGFVFGAFTSKNYTQCGQHVADDKAFLFSFREGDGGKSPLRIMPKSEAQAFTDGNTGPNFGSLVFLNGNQAAVASYPGTFYNFEVAEMHGGDLVLTECEVYRVEDLGGLLEKPWRNILWRSDLQPTMSSVRSALSREQEKQLGFLLGHARLSLLYKGSVHGYTAAAFHGRCDLQGPTVVVAYNGAGFVFGAFTSKDYTQRGQVIADDKAFLFSFREGDGGKSPLRITPKSDAQAFTDGNTGPNFGSLVFLNGNQAAVASNPGTFYNFEAAELHGGDLVLTECEVYRVEDLGSLLEKPWRNVLWSSEMKKELMEFVRNYKPIMNAVRQARILLIGPVGVGKSSFFNSINSIFWGHVTSQAIAGSTAKSLTTQFRSYQVKAGREGKPLPFVMCDTMGLEEATGEGLHLDDITSVLRGHVMDRYQFNPSVPLQPDSLGYRKSPALGDMVHCVVYVLDGGKVRQMKPKLLEKLHDIRRRVNLMGVPQLVLMTKVDEACQHVGTDLKQVYHSHYIQRKVEELGLLLGIPMSCIIPVKNYSQELDLDQNNDILLLTAIQQMLRFTDNYFDDIYQGEDEESRG
- the LOC135258127 gene encoding interferon-induced protein 44-like isoform X6, with translation MSQIKRSSPGAVRKQPSQPSQSLSLPLPLYLGKTATIPTPKAKPYLLHHPDSTHIGFIVNNSLQPTMSSVRSALSREQEKQLGFLLGHARLSLLYKGSVHGYTAAAFHGRCDLQGPTVVVAYNGAGFVFGAFTSKDYTQRGQVIADDKAFLFSFREGDGGKSPLRITPKSDAQAFTDGNTGPNFGSLVFLNGNQAAVASNPGTFYNFEAAELHGGDLVLTECEVYRVEDLGSLLEKPWRNVLWSSEMKKELMEFVRNYKPIMNAVRQARILLIGPVGVGKSSFFNSINSIFWGHVTSQAIAGSTAKSLTTQFRSYQVKAGREGKPLPFVMCDTMGLEEATGEGLHLDDITSVLRGHVMDRYQFNPSVPLQPDSLGYRKSPALGDMVHCVVYVLDGGKVRQMKPKLLEKLHDIRRRVNLMGVPQLVLMTKVDEACQHVGTDLKQVYHSHYIQRKVEELGLLLGIPMSCIIPVKNYSQELDLDQNNDILLLTAIQQMLRFTDNYFDDIYQGEDEESRG
- the LOC135258128 gene encoding rab GTPase-activating protein 1-like isoform X3, yielding MMEEVSIAAAYDAHIINQTTEEDLLASLVAHSKLRAALPNQKQREMKRKVPFQRENQPPMSIEMYKRENQLLQKSSIRLEQENDILAHELLNSKVVLRRHLDQVEDKAEQLNQELLEARLQLLDSTEEMQVQEEATTKLKEVFRAQLEEAESQRETSNAIMAEYKQICSQLSSRLETEEGQAKAELDRVKSLVGDCEHCQVVFDEVGQLRPPSEGRGSNPGLKTGALQSRQKDLEQELAQVKIQLVEAECRIQDLEHQKGALESEFQNTRNWFTKALSNLKIPPVHH
- the LOC135258127 gene encoding interferon-induced protein 44-like isoform X5, which codes for MSSVRSALSREQEKQLGSRLGHVRLSLLYKGSVHGYTAVAFHARCDRQGPTVVVAYNGAGFVFGAFTSKNYTQCGQHVADDKAFLFSFREGDGGKSPLRIMPKSEAQAFTDGNTGPNFGSLVFLNGNQAAVASYPGTFYNFEVAEMHGGDLVLTECEVYRVEDLGGLLEKPWRNILWRSDLQPTMSSVRSALSREQEKQLGFLLGHARLSLLYKGSVHGYTAAAFHGRCDLQGPTVVVAYNGAGFVFGAFTSKDYTQRGQVIADDKAFLFSFREGDGGKSPLRITPKSDAQAFTDGNTGPNFGSLVFLNGNQAAVASNPGTFYNFEAAELHGGDLVLTECEVYRVEDLGSLLEKPWRNVLWSSEMKKELMEFVRNYKPIMNAVRQARILLIGPVGVGKSSFFNSINSIFWGHVTSQAIAGSTAKSLTTQFRSYQVKAGREGKPLPFVMCDTMGLEEATGEGLHLDDITSVLRGHVMDRYQFNPSVPLQPDSLGYRKSPALGDMVHCVVYVLDGGKVRQMKPKLLEKLHDIRRRVNLMGVPQLVLMTKVDEACQHVGTDLKQVYHSHYIQRKVEELGLLLGIPMSCIIPVKNYSQELDLDQNNDILLLTAIQQMLRFTDNYFDDIYQGEDEESRG
- the LOC135258128 gene encoding rab GTPase-activating protein 1-like isoform X1, producing MMEEVSIAAAYDAHIINQTTEEDLLASLVAHSKLRAAQLPNQKQREMKRKVPFQRENQPPMSIEMYKRENQLLQKSSIRLEQENDILAHELLNSKVVLRRHLDQVEDKAEQLNQELLEARLQLLDSTEEMQVQEEATTKLKEVFRAQLEEAESQRETSNAIMAEYKQICSQLSSRLETEEGQAKAELDRVKSLVGDCEHCQVVFDEVGQLRPPSEGRGSNPGLKTGALQSRQKDLEQELAQVKIQLVEAECRIQDLEHQKGALESEFQNTRNWFTKALSNLKIPPVHH